A stretch of Lathyrus oleraceus cultivar Zhongwan6 chromosome 6, CAAS_Psat_ZW6_1.0, whole genome shotgun sequence DNA encodes these proteins:
- the LOC127094162 gene encoding nonsense-mediated mRNA decay protein 2-like yields the protein MKERLKNRSKSIFEYHFKKLLVYWKDNHVQDISKKNAGNRSKQKFMHRVGPINFARIRAKLRAKKDGEEVTQAEMFIETQKSRKGKQVDGETQFAIDKLQESIENSVEAGTQAFQSLFGKEKPGRISDMAQKMGAMEALLKSMYMQQNPHLSEEEVDDKMRETLHNDNIPTPHSSTSTYALTHQKMVRNKDDPQDEQDDHLQDDDNLQYNQDDDDLQYDQDDDDLQYDQDDNDLQYDNFQDDDSHEPQHNEYDKYRH from the exons ATGAAGGAAAGATTAAAGAACCGTTCAAAGAGTATATTTGAATATCATTTCAAGAAATTGTTAGTGTATTGGAAAGATAATCATGTTCAG GATATTAGTAAAAAGAATGCAGGTAATAGGAGCAAGCAAAAGTTTATGCATCGTGTAGGACCAATAAATTTTGCTAGAATTCGTGCAAAATTG AGAGCAAAAAAGGATGGAGAAGAAGTCACTCAAGCTGAAATGTTTATTGAAACTCAAAAAAGTCGCAAGGGAAAACAAGTGGATGGGGAAACCCAATTTGCTATT GATAAACTTCAAGAATCTATTGAAAACTCAGTTGAAGCTGGAACACAAGCATTTCAATCATTGTTTGGGAAAGAAAAGCCCGGTAGA ATTTCTGACATGGCGCAAAAGATGGGAGCAATGGAGGCACTTTTGAAAAGCATGTATATGCAACAAAATCCACATTTAAGTGAAGAGGAAGTAGATGATAAGATGAGAGAAACTTTGCACAATGATAATATTCCAACACCACACTCATCGACATCAACATATGCTCTTACTCATCAAAAG ATG GTTAGAAACAAAGATGATCCTCAAGATGAACAAGATGATCATCTTCAAGATGACGATAATCTTCAATATAATCAAGATGATGATGATCTTCAATATGATCAAGATGATGATGATCTTCAATATGATCAAGATGATAATGATCTTCAATATGATAATTTTCAAGATGATGATTCTCATGAACCTCAACACAATGAATATGATAAATACCGCCATTGA